Genomic segment of Gemmatimonadota bacterium:
CGTCGGGCTTTTCCTGGGCGCATTGTTCAGCAAGCTGGCCATCCTGTACTTGCCCGCGGAGAGCGCGACGCGAGACTTCTTGACGACCGCGGTGTCCGCTTCGATCGGTCCGTTGGGGATCGATCTGATCGCGCTGGCCTTCGTCATTGGCCCGCTGACGATCAACCTGAACGCCCTGAGCCTGGTCGGGATCGCGCTCGTGACCTTTGTCGCCCGCTCCTTCCTGTAGGCTCGTAACCCGGAGAGGGATTCATGCCGTTCGGCAACTTTGGGATGACGGAGATCCTCCTGATCCTGCTCGTCCTGCTCCTGGTATTCGGCGCCCGCCGGCTGCCAGAGCTGGGCGGCGCGCTGGGCAAGGGGATCCGGGAGTTCAAGCGCTCGATTCGTGACATCGAATCGGAGCTGGCGCGGCCGACAGCAGAGTCGCAGAAGGAGCTGAACGCGGGCTCAACGGAAGGCGCTGCGGCGCCTGCCGAGGGGGCCGCGCGCAAGCAGGCGAACACCGGGCGCGACTCGCAGTAGGTAGCTGGGGCGAGGGCGTTGGGCGCCGCGGCGCCGCAGCACGTGTGGGTGGCCTCAGGGAATCAGGCGAATGACGGAAGAGCGCCTGGTGGCGGTGCGAAGGACTGCCACCAGGCGCTCATTGTTTTCTCCCCCGGGGGGCCAAGGCGGCAAAGGCGGCTGCTCCACCGTGCACGCCGGACGGGTCGGTCAGTTGGCTGCGCCGTCCGCGCTCGGCGCGGGGCGAAGCACCTGGTTCCGATTGTCCTTGATCTCGGCCCGCTTGCGCAAATCTTCCAGGAAGCGGTTCCAGCGTTGCTGCTCGAGTCCGGCGCTGATGCGCTCGCGCTGCGCCTCTTTCTGCTGCTGCCAGGGCGAGCGGTCCGCCTCCTGGCGTTCGAGCACCTGCAGGATGAAGAGGGCGTTCTCTGCCTCGACTGGGCCGCCGATCGCGCCGGGCGCCAGGCCGAAGGCGGACCCGATGGCAGCGTTTGCGCGGCCCAGGCCAGGCACGAAGTCGAGGCGGGAGAAGGGTCCTGCCTCCTGCGCCTGGACGGCGTAGCGGCCCGCGACGGCCTCGAAACCCGCGCCCCCGCGCAGTTCGCCCACGATCTGGCGGCCGAGCTGGTGCGCCCTTTCCAGCTTCTTCTGCGAGGAAATGCGGCTGCGGATGAGCGGCTTCACGTTCTCGAGCTCGATGCTGCCTGCGGGCATGAGCTCGAGTAGCTCGAGCATGTAGTAAGCGGATGCCGTCTCGAACACGGGGCTGACATCGCCGATCTCCGCCTGACGGAACGCCCAGTCCGCGCCGTCGTCGAGCCGGCCCACGGCGGGGGCAAACGGCAGTTCTTCATTGATTTCGGCGGTTCGGACAGGCAGTCCCAACTGCTCGGCTGCCGCGGCAAGGCTCATTCGTTCGCCCAGGTCCTCGAGGGAGTCGGCACGCTCGAGCAGCAGATTCTCGCTCTCCGGACTGCGCTCGATGGGAATGAGGATGTGCCGCGCCTGCGCCTCGTCCTGGCGCCGGCTCTGCACCTGGATCAGGTGGTAGCCGAACTGCGTCAGGACCGGTTGGCTCACCTGGCCGACGGGCAGCGACCAGACTGCCTGCTCGAACGCTGGTGTCATCTGCCCGCGTCGGAAGGTGCCCAGCTCGCCACCCTTGGCTGCCGAGCCGGGATCCGCCGACTCGCGCCGCGCGACTTCGGCAAAGTCGGAGCCGCGCCGGATCTCCTGACGCAAGGCCAGGACTCGATCCCGGGCCGCGGCCGTATCTGCAGTCGTGGGCGCCTTGTCCAGGGCGACGAGCCGTACCGATGCCCGCTCCGGACGTTTGAACTCGTCGCGATGCGCCTCGTAATAGCTGGCTATTTCCCTGTCGCTGACGGAGGCCGCGGCGTCGCTGATCAGGGCATCGGGCAGCAGCGCCAGGTAACGCACGCGGACCTTTTCATTGGCCTCGCGCCAGGCGCGCCAGAGCTCGCTCTCCGGCACATAAATCCCGGCTGTCACCTGACGGAACAACTTGCTGCGCGGAATGAGGTCGCGGTAATACGCTTCCAACTGGAGCAGCAGCCGGCTGTCCACCGCGGGCGAGGCCAGGAACTGGTGGTACTTGGCAATATCGAAGCGGCCGTCCGTCTGGAAGAGCTCGTTCTCGAAGAACTCGGGGGGCGGCGCAAAGCGCGCGGCCTGGCGGATCTCCTCTTCGCTCACGCCGATGCCGCGACGCTCCAGCTCCTGAGCGATCACCTTCTCCATGACGATCTGTGCCCAGGCGGTTTCCTCGAGCTGCCGGTTCTGCGCCGCCGAGATCGGCTCCTCCTGATCCTGCCGCTGCTCCGCCAACCTGCGATAGACCGCGTTGTATTCGTCGTACGTGATCGGCTGGCCATTGACCTGGCCCAGCTCGCCACCGCTCGCCTGCGCACTGCTGCGGCCGCTGAGGTCCATTCCCCACTCGAAGACCATGAGACCCACGAAGGCGGCTGCCGTAAGCAGCATGATCCACTTCGTGTTCTCGCGCATGGTTCGCATCATAGGACTACTACTCCGGCCGTGCGCCGACGGCCGAGCAAAGGGGTTCGGCACGAAAGACTGCAAGCTAGGGTATCAGCCCGCTACTTTCAACCCGCTGCAGAGGTTGGGGTTCCGCGGGTTGGGAAATCTGGCTATTGTTGTTTTTTGCCCGCAAGCGCTAGCCTTCGTGGCCCCATGGAGTTGGAGAAATGGCCGAGCCCGATCGCGAGGGAATAGCCCGGCTGGAGGCGGCAGTCTCGAGCGAGCCTGGCGGCCGCGCGTTCGCGCCGCTGGCGGAGGCGTATCGGCGGGCCGGCGATCTGGGACGGGCGCGTCGCGTTCTGGCGGCGGGACTGGCGCGGCACCCGGACTATGCCAGTGCGCACGTCGTGCTTGCTCGGGTGCTCCGGGCGGAGGGCGACAGTGAGGGGGCGGAGACCGAGTTCCGTCGGGTGCTGGATCTCGATCCCGACAATATCGAGGCGCTGGAAGCGTTGGCTGAGCTAGCCCGCGAGGCGTCGCAGCCAGGAGAGGCGCTGGGCTTCTATGAGCGTCTGCGGACGCTCGAGCCGGAGGACGCGTCGCTAGCAGCCCTGGTGAAGGAGCTGAGAGAAGCGGCCGCGCTGACCGAAGCCGCGCCCGCTGCCTGGGATCTGGCGGCCGATTCAGGCGAGATTCCTGGCCCGGCGGGCGATCTCGCCGCGGTGGAAGCGGGAGCTGGCGGGGAGGAGGGGGTGTTGCAGCTAGGCGGGGAATCTGGCCCGCCGCCTCTGATTGTGACCGAGACCATGGCGGAGCTC
This window contains:
- a CDS encoding twin-arginine translocase TatA/TatE family subunit; protein product: MPFGNFGMTEILLILLVLLLVFGARRLPELGGALGKGIREFKRSIRDIESELARPTAESQKELNAGSTEGAAAPAEGAARKQANTGRDSQ
- a CDS encoding peptidylprolyl isomerase; protein product: MRENTKWIMLLTAAAFVGLMVFEWGMDLSGRSSAQASGGELGQVNGQPITYDEYNAVYRRLAEQRQDQEEPISAAQNRQLEETAWAQIVMEKVIAQELERRGIGVSEEEIRQAARFAPPPEFFENELFQTDGRFDIAKYHQFLASPAVDSRLLLQLEAYYRDLIPRSKLFRQVTAGIYVPESELWRAWREANEKVRVRYLALLPDALISDAAASVSDREIASYYEAHRDEFKRPERASVRLVALDKAPTTADTAAARDRVLALRQEIRRGSDFAEVARRESADPGSAAKGGELGTFRRGQMTPAFEQAVWSLPVGQVSQPVLTQFGYHLIQVQSRRQDEAQARHILIPIERSPESENLLLERADSLEDLGERMSLAAAAEQLGLPVRTAEINEELPFAPAVGRLDDGADWAFRQAEIGDVSPVFETASAYYMLELLELMPAGSIELENVKPLIRSRISSQKKLERAHQLGRQIVGELRGGAGFEAVAGRYAVQAQEAGPFSRLDFVPGLGRANAAIGSAFGLAPGAIGGPVEAENALFILQVLERQEADRSPWQQQKEAQRERISAGLEQQRWNRFLEDLRKRAEIKDNRNQVLRPAPSADGAAN